A genomic segment from Clostridium pasteurianum BC1 encodes:
- a CDS encoding pyridoxal phosphate-dependent aminotransferase, giving the protein MIHGGDIYTDGIFKGQELLDFSSNINPLGVPEGFKNNIAEALDSVTRYPDIKYREVIKNLSDYTGTAEENFVLGNGAAEIIDLVISNFKSILIVVPSFVEYEINAKKWGCHIEYSKLLDNMDFDYEDIENKLNDVEAVIVGNPNNPNGNIIDKVKVETIIEICEAKNKTIIMDEAFIEFTGRIKNSFLDKIEDNKCIFIIRAITKFFAMPGVRFGYGISSNKVLLNNIRKKQNPWNINCFAELAVKYSLKDKEYIKKSLQWIEEEREFFVKQLNEIPFIEQIFKSFSNFVLCKLRNVNEEKLYEYCLENGIIIRKTSNFRGLDKSYVRFAIKDRESNEKLIKILKDSSF; this is encoded by the coding sequence ATGATTCACGGCGGAGACATATATACCGATGGTATTTTTAAAGGACAAGAGCTTCTAGATTTCAGCTCCAACATAAATCCACTTGGAGTACCGGAAGGCTTTAAAAACAATATAGCAGAGGCTTTAGATTCTGTAACCAGATATCCAGATATTAAGTATAGGGAAGTTATTAAAAACCTTTCAGATTATACTGGTACTGCAGAAGAAAATTTTGTGCTGGGAAATGGTGCAGCAGAAATTATAGATTTAGTTATAAGCAATTTTAAAAGTATATTAATAGTAGTGCCTTCTTTTGTAGAATATGAAATAAACGCAAAAAAGTGGGGCTGCCACATAGAATATTCGAAATTACTAGATAACATGGATTTTGACTATGAGGATATTGAGAATAAACTAAATGATGTTGAAGCAGTTATAGTAGGAAATCCCAATAATCCTAATGGGAATATTATAGACAAAGTTAAAGTGGAGACTATTATAGAGATTTGTGAAGCTAAGAATAAAACAATAATTATGGATGAAGCCTTTATAGAGTTTACAGGCAGAATAAAAAACAGTTTCCTAGATAAAATAGAAGATAATAAATGTATTTTTATTATAAGAGCTATAACTAAGTTTTTTGCTATGCCAGGAGTAAGGTTTGGATACGGTATAAGCAGTAATAAAGTTTTGTTAAATAATATAAGAAAAAAGCAAAATCCATGGAATATAAACTGTTTTGCCGAATTAGCAGTTAAATACTCCTTGAAAGATAAAGAATATATCAAAAAATCTCTTCAGTGGATAGAAGAAGAGAGAGAATTTTTTGTTAAGCAGCTTAATGAGATTCCATTTATAGAGCAAATCTTTAAAAGCTTTTCAAATTTTGTACTTTGTAAGCTGAGGAATGTAAATGAAGAGAAACTATATGAATATTGCCTTGAGAATGGGATAATTATCAGAAAAACCAGTAATTTTAGAGGACTTGATAAGAGTTATGTAAGATTTGCCATAAAGGATAGAGAATCCAATGAAAAATTAATTAAGATTTTAAAAGATAGTAGCTTTTAA